A genomic region of Mycobacterium sp. Aquia_213 contains the following coding sequences:
- a CDS encoding transcriptional regulator, which yields MSTTFSARLNRLFDTVYPPGRGPHTSAEVIAALKAEGITMSAPYLSQLRSGNRTNPSSATMAALANFFRIKSAYFTDDEYYEKLDKELVWMSSLRDDGVRRIALRAVGLSAQAQQDIVERVNELRRAEHLDA from the coding sequence ATGAGCACGACGTTTTCCGCCCGCCTGAACCGCTTGTTCGACACGGTGTATCCACCCGGGCGGGGGCCGCACACCTCCGCGGAGGTGATCGCGGCACTCAAGGCGGAGGGCATCACGATGTCGGCTCCCTACCTGTCGCAGCTACGCTCCGGGAATCGCACGAACCCGTCGTCGGCGACCATGGCCGCCCTGGCCAACTTCTTCCGTATCAAGTCGGCCTACTTCACCGACGACGAGTACTACGAGAAGCTCGACAAGGAGCTGGTCTGGATGTCCTCCTTGCGCGACGACGGTGTCCGCCGCATCGCCTTGCGCGCCGTAGGGTTGTCCGCCCAGGCCCAGCAGGACATCGTGGAGCGCGTCAACGAACTGCGCCGCGCCGAACACCTCGACGCCTAG
- a CDS encoding TMEM165/GDT1 family protein: MLAATLLSLGVVFLAELGDRSQLITMTYALRFRWWVVLPGVTIAAFAVHGLSVTIGHFLGAALPARPMAFASAIAFLIFAGLAWREGSADVEVSNAPEPRFALLTVVSSFALAEISDKTTLATVTLASDHDWAGVWIGSTLGMVLADALALGAGMLLHRRLPQQLLHMVAGVLFGIFGLWMLFENALGWRPVAIAASVAMALAALSAATAQTLRRRHTEASIARRSPETV; the protein is encoded by the coding sequence GTGCTTGCCGCGACACTCTTGAGTCTTGGAGTGGTCTTCCTCGCCGAACTCGGCGACCGGTCCCAGCTCATCACGATGACCTACGCGTTGCGCTTCCGCTGGTGGGTGGTGCTACCCGGAGTGACGATCGCCGCCTTCGCTGTGCACGGGCTTTCGGTGACGATCGGCCACTTCCTCGGCGCCGCGCTGCCGGCGCGCCCGATGGCCTTCGCGTCCGCGATCGCATTCCTGATTTTCGCCGGGTTGGCGTGGCGCGAGGGCTCCGCCGACGTCGAGGTCTCGAACGCGCCCGAACCCCGCTTCGCGCTGCTGACCGTGGTGTCGTCGTTCGCGCTCGCCGAAATCAGCGACAAGACGACCTTGGCGACCGTGACGTTGGCCAGCGATCACGACTGGGCCGGCGTCTGGATCGGTAGCACCTTGGGCATGGTCTTGGCTGACGCGCTGGCGCTCGGTGCCGGGATGCTGTTGCACCGCCGCCTGCCCCAGCAGCTGCTGCACATGGTGGCCGGCGTGCTGTTCGGAATTTTCGGCCTGTGGATGCTGTTTGAGAACGCGCTGGGCTGGCGCCCGGTGGCCATCGCGGCCTCCGTGGCAATGGCATTGGCCGCCCTATCCGCGGCGACGGCGCAAACTCTGCGACGCCGTCACACCGAAGCTTCAATCGCCAGGAGGTCACCGGAAACCGTCTAA
- a CDS encoding peptidase gives METGSGQPIGVAPFHARGALKGFVISGRWPDSTKEWAQLLMVAVRVASLPGLLSTTTVFGAREELPDEPEPNTVGLVLAEGTVFGESAIQPGYFADHQPPALLMLHPPSETTPSLPECTGAASGCVLLPGLPYLGLEHRAAWVEAEADGTITSMVSRVGVDPISHPDTAILAMLLAA, from the coding sequence ATGGAAACCGGGTCAGGCCAGCCGATAGGGGTTGCCCCCTTCCATGCTCGTGGTGCCCTGAAGGGGTTCGTGATCTCCGGCCGTTGGCCTGACTCGACCAAGGAGTGGGCGCAGCTGTTGATGGTTGCCGTGCGGGTCGCTTCATTGCCCGGATTGCTTTCCACCACAACGGTATTCGGCGCCCGCGAGGAACTGCCCGACGAGCCCGAGCCCAACACCGTCGGCCTGGTGCTGGCCGAGGGCACCGTATTCGGTGAATCAGCAATCCAGCCAGGGTATTTCGCGGATCATCAACCTCCTGCGCTGCTCATGCTGCATCCCCCTTCGGAAACCACGCCGTCGTTGCCGGAATGCACCGGAGCGGCGTCGGGATGCGTCCTGCTGCCGGGGTTGCCGTATCTCGGACTAGAGCACCGGGCGGCGTGGGTCGAAGCGGAAGCCGACGGCACCATCACGTCGATGGTGAGCCGCGTCGGCGTCGACCCCATCAGCCATCCCGACACCGCGATTCTGGCCATGCTGCTTGCGGCATAA
- a CDS encoding superoxide dismutase: MAEYTLPDLDWDYAALEPHISGQINEIHHSKHHATYVKGLNDAIAKLEDARANDDHAAIFLNEKNLAFHLGGHVNHSIWWKNLSPNGGDKPTGDLAAAIDDAFGSFDKFRAQFSAAANGLQGSGWAVLGYDTLGDRLLTFQLYDQQANVPLGIIPLLQVDMWEHAFYLQYKNVKADYVKAFWNVVNWADVQSRYAAATSKTQGLIFG; this comes from the coding sequence GTGGCTGAATACACCCTGCCCGACTTGGACTGGGACTACGCAGCGCTGGAACCACACATCTCAGGTCAGATCAACGAGATCCACCACAGCAAGCACCATGCGACCTACGTCAAGGGCTTGAACGACGCGATTGCCAAACTGGAAGACGCTCGCGCCAACGACGACCACGCCGCAATCTTCTTGAACGAGAAGAACCTGGCGTTCCACTTGGGTGGTCACGTCAACCACTCGATCTGGTGGAAGAACCTGTCGCCGAACGGCGGGGACAAGCCGACCGGCGACCTTGCTGCCGCCATCGACGACGCCTTCGGGTCGTTCGACAAATTCCGCGCTCAGTTCAGCGCGGCTGCCAACGGCTTGCAGGGCTCGGGCTGGGCGGTGCTCGGCTACGACACCCTCGGCGACCGGCTGCTGACCTTCCAGCTGTACGACCAGCAGGCCAACGTCCCGCTGGGCATCATCCCGCTGTTGCAGGTCGACATGTGGGAGCACGCCTTCTACCTGCAGTACAAGAACGTCAAGGCCGACTACGTCAAGGCGTTCTGGAACGTCGTCAATTGGGCAGACGTGCAGTCGCGTTACGCGGCCGCAACTTCGAAGACCCAGGGCCTCATTTTCGGCTGA